In Paramormyrops kingsleyae isolate MSU_618 chromosome 11, PKINGS_0.4, whole genome shotgun sequence, the genomic window CTGGAAACTAATCACACATTCAAGTATTTGTTGTCAAGCAAAAGCATGTAAATACTACTGataaacaatataaaacaaaatgttaGTTCCTACTActaatgtttttctctgtgccttttttagaaatgtaaaatattgaTGACAACAGTAAAATATCTTAAAAATTAACATTTCTATTTTGTGATGTGGAATGTCATGATACAAGAATAAGAccttttttatctttttttttttttttgctttttgcttTCAGCaaagaatgaaaagaaaaacagaaacatgTCACACTTTCTCTGTAACTGACTGAAGTTCTGTCAGAATAAGATGATGTTTCATTTTTACAGCAAAGGGGCCTTTTGTTGGTTTTGCAGAGGTATGACATTACCTCTCTGCTCATCCCCACGCTGTTTCCCCCTTGTGAGCACTACAGCATGACTTCAAACAGTACAGATGCCCTAATGTATCCACCTTCCATGAcacaggtgcattgtgggataccACTCTGTATCCAACAAAATCCAGGTTTTCCAAATGCaagcaattatttttttccccaaagtcACACTTTTTTCCTAAAACAGAAAGTTTAATcatttttcaaagaaaaaaaaaatctgcatcttttttaaacttttaaaacttCGAGTCCTTTCCCAAAGGTAGCACCGGGACATTTTTGAGCTACATGTTCATTatttgaaaaaaagaaagaaaaaaagtgcaatttgtatttactttaaaacaaaatccATAGCAATGTGCAATTGCAGGCTCTTTCTGCATTTTTGTTTCTTATTAAAAGGTGCTGGAACAGGAATCTAATTGAATAAAATAATTCCTTACAGTGTGGATATACTTCTTTATAGTAACAGGTGCAATCTAATATGGAACAAAAAGGTGCCCTTTTTTCTCTGAAAGCTGGCTTGTAATGGAAGTCTTTTATACTTGCTTTTcacattttgttttcctccccAATAAAACCATTCTGCTATGTGTCCTCTTGTTGCTTGCCAAGCCGTAAACCTCTTTCATCTTcttttcttcacttttttttttgtttttcgtaTTTACCTATTTTTTATTTgagcatatatgtgtgtgtgggagagaaAGACAGCTAAAAACAGGAGAATGTGTATATATGAGGGTAAGAGATGGCGAGGATTAAGACTTCAGAAGACTGGCATAGTTGTGATGTCATAGAAAGCTATAATCCCCTGGTCTTTTTTGTTGAACTCTTGTCTGTACAAACAATCCTGAATTCATTTGTTGATGACATAGTTTTCTGTGGGCGGCATGACTGAATGCAGATTGCTGTGGAGGCTGATAAGAGGTCTGTGGAGGGTCACCTGCTCCTGGGCCTTCATTTTCCCTGCCTGCCGCCTGCATTTGGCTCGAAGAATTGAAGGGATCCCCCTTCGCAGCCTCTGGGCCGCCTTTCGCTGCCAAATTATATATTTGGAATACTTCATGGTCAAGGATTTTCTTGGGACATCCTGCGGCAcatgaacaaaaaaataaaataaaattaccaCATTAAACTAAAAGTGGCACCGCTTATGTGCTTCTGATGACGTACAGTGGAATAACCATTCTGGCTAAACTGATAGCTTATCTTAATAGATAATATGGCAGATATGGTCTTGTTTGTCCTTTATACAATGTGCAAGAGTACCGAGTATACTCAGGGTTCCGAACGCTCTCTTTGTGTTGCTACATGCTTTGTCCAAACTTATGAGGATATGAAAAAAGCACAGACTGAATTCCCAAGCCCTTCTCAATGCACATGGGTGAGACCAGCCCTTGTTCTCTTACTTGTCTCTCTCCCTGCATCTCTCCATCGACACACAGTAAACACATTCCAGTTCAATCCACTATTCCTGGCAAACAAACTCTGCAAATAGCAGGCTCAGACTTTGTCTCTCATAGAAGAAAAGGAGCCAGGGGTTGTTGCATGAATGCTCATTTTCCTTCTGCCACTTTGTAACTGCCCCTGAATGTGCTGTTTCTCAAGTGGAGATCAATTACTGTGTTGATCTCtttgtttaattgtttttgCGATAGAAGACTTGGACAGTTTGTCCGTGGTGTTGCCAGTGCTTAACGTCCCCATGCCAAGAGCATGTTAGTCTTTCTTCATAGAATGCTGCAcaaattttgtgtttaaataacACAGTTATGGGCTTTTATGtgtcaaatgaaaaatattCATGCTTAAATGCAATACTTTTTTCCCCTGACTGCAAATAAGGTTTTGAAAGTGTCACATTTGCTCAAAATTGTTTTGGGAAATTGTAAACGAACTCTGTGACAGAAAAGGAGCCTTTTAAATTGTCAGTTTACTTCCAATTGAATCAATTAAAATCAGTCTCCAGGCCTTCAGAAATCAGTACTTTATATTGTTCTTATGATTACTCATCTAGAGACACCTGCAGTTGACCCCCtccataacataacataacataacataacataacataacatgtTATTTTCCGTTTTGGTCAGCAgcttgagggggaaaaaaaaaaacagtatttgCTTACCACTAGTAATTCAGCTAgataaaaatcttttttttttttcccaacccCGTGACTCCTGCATTGGCTGGGCTCCGCGTAAACAGAGGCGAGAGTGATGCTGATGGCTGTGAAGATAGGGGTGGCCCAGGGTGCCGTTTCTCACGGCGATCGACCTGGAGCCGTCACACACTGTACCTTGTTTATCACAGGCAGGGCTGTCACGGCGGGGAGGGCGGTGGCGGACACATCCCGCTCGGACTTGGACGGCTTTGCGCAGTACTGCTCCAGCAGACGCAGGCTGCAGCTTTTAAAGCAGCACTCCTCCACAATGCCGTTCTGCGTCCGCCGGCTGTTGAACCGGCTGGTTGGTCTACCTGAGGAGAGAAGTGTCACTTCGTGGGACGATATCAGAAGCACATCTGCTGATGAACTTGCATGGCGAACCTGGTGCCCTGATTAGTGGGACAGCCACCAGGGTCACCACTGCCCTGTGTCTAATATGCAGCTGcatgatggatagatggatggatggatgaatatctgtttattttaccTCCGTACATTATGGTAATGGGGCTGCAAAATATCACCTGGTTTCGTGAGATTAGGTGAAAGCCATGTGCAAGGTGACCACAAGACAGGACTGTCCGGTGACTGAGGGCAAGTAAATAACAGAGAGGCTGTGCTTTGACCTTGCCCATTGTAAACTCAGCAAAGATAAGAGAGATAATTATGCTAATGGGGGAGTTGCGCAGGCTTCTTACAGTGATGGGAGAAACCAAAAATaaaggagagagggggggaagGGCGGAGGGACAGGTAAAGAGCTGGACGCCTTCGAAAAACACTCTGAAGAGCCCTCATTGCGGCCCCATCAGCGAGCATTAATGTACCCAACATTCTGCAGCAAGCAGAAGATACTTCAGCAGGAGAATTAAATGGCTCAGACGTGGGACGACGGCCTGCCGCTGTCACAGAAGGGGACGAAACTGGCACATCTGACACTTACATTCAGCACGAGGAGATAAAACTGGCCCCATATGACACGTAAATTCAACAGAAGGGAACAAAACTAGCAAATCTGACACTTAAAAATCAACATGCGGAGAAAAAAATTGGCCCAGTGTGGCACATTTTGGCCCATTCTGTGCAGTGAAAGTGCAGGAATGAGGCCATGCAGGCTGCCAAGCTCAGCGCAGGCTCTTATTTTAAACCAGATGAACTGAAGTAGGTATAACCTCAACGTCATGACATGGACCAGTGCTTCTCACTGCTTGTTTATTCATAATGGTATTCAATTATAATGTTGCTTACCATGGGAGTCACACATATAAAAACAATTATTCACCAGCAtacattattattgtcattgaGGTTTGTTTAAATCAGTTTTTATATAAGATTTTTTAAACGAAATCCCAACTAGGTAGTATTACTCTACCTTGCCAAAAATACCCTCAAACTCGGTTTAAACTGTAATTTTGTAGCCTAGTCCTCATTTCTCCCGCACACATTTGGACGAGAGAGCAACCGTAGGGTGCCTCTGTGTGCACAACCTCAAGATATGTAGCAGGTGATTAGCAAATATATTCTTGAGTACCTCTTGCCTTTTTCAGTCGTAATCTGGCTGTAaccacccgcccccccaaaaaaactacTATGACTAGGTAGTCAGAAGTAATGTAGAACAACAGACCAATTTTCCTAGAAAACAAagataaaacacattttaaattgaGCTTCTAATAactttaagttttttttaattgattacTTACTAAAATAAAAGCCCCGGCTGCCACACACGAACTGCAGCGCGTCCACCAGCTCCCCGCCGCACAGAGTCTCAGACGAAACCGACTGGACGAATAAGGAGAATGCAATGGTAATCATCTGAAGTACCTTCAACGGGTGCATCTTTCCGATCTGAGGAGGGAAAACGGTACTTAAGTGAAGCAAATGCGAAAACTGACACAAAGCACTCAAGTCATATATTTACAAAGCACCGGTGGCAGGTCCCCAAAAGTGAATCCCCACTAAATCAATTCcttctatttattttattaacgtacatacatacagattATTGCGTGTATTTAAGTCGGACTTTCTGAGAAAGTTTTAGGAAACGGCTAATTGTGTTAATCCCACTTGCCCCTTCCAATTTAATTTTCCTCTACAGAGTTCCCTATTTCTGTATGATTAATCGCAGTGATATCGcccccttgtgatatttaaagaTGTCCTACGAAGAAGTTCATCCAAAATTCAAACCAGAACGCTCCGAGActtgaataaaatgttttacgTTACACTGTTGTGAAGCTGAGCCATTATCACTGACAACTGATTCA contains:
- the LOC111841410 gene encoding insulin-like growth factor 2 isoform X1 — protein: MENLLRQRYCFLCHTCLRTEKRTKIGKMHPLKVLQMITIAFSLFVQSVSSETLCGGELVDALQFVCGSRGFYFSRPTSRFNSRRTQNGIVEECCFKSCSLRLLEQYCAKPSKSERDVSATALPAVTALPVINKDVPRKSLTMKYSKYIIWQRKAAQRLRRGIPSILRAKCRRQAGKMKAQEQVTLHRPLISLHSNLHSVMPPTENYVINK
- the LOC111841410 gene encoding insulin-like growth factor 2 isoform X2 translates to MHPLKVLQMITIAFSLFVQSVSSETLCGGELVDALQFVCGSRGFYFSRPTSRFNSRRTQNGIVEECCFKSCSLRLLEQYCAKPSKSERDVSATALPAVTALPVINKDVPRKSLTMKYSKYIIWQRKAAQRLRRGIPSILRAKCRRQAGKMKAQEQVTLHRPLISLHSNLHSVMPPTENYVINK